One Oncorhynchus kisutch isolate 150728-3 unplaced genomic scaffold, Okis_V2 scaffold961, whole genome shotgun sequence DNA window includes the following coding sequences:
- the LOC109876809 gene encoding bifunctional 3'-phosphoadenosine 5'-phosphosulfate synthase 1: protein METSGNSHKKPKLSNSSSENWGTQRATNVTYQAHHVSRNKRGQVVGTRGGFRGCTVWLTGLSGAGKTTVSMALEEYLVCHGIPCYSLDGDNIRQGLNKNLGFSPEDREENVRRIAEVARLFADAGLVCIASFISPYGRDRVNARKIHEAAGLPFFEVFVDAPLDVCEQRDVKGLYKRARAGEIRGFTGIDSEYEKPEAPELVLKTDSCSVNESIQQLIDLLHEKDIVPVDASYEVKELYVVENKLDLAKTDAETLPAVQIGKVDMQWVQVLAEGWATPLNGFMREREFLQCLHFDCLLDGGVINLSVPVVLPVSGADKERLDGVTAMALVYEGRRVAILRNPEFYEHRKEERCARQWGTTCKDHPYIKMVMESGDWLVGGDLQVLDKISWNDGLDQYRLTPTELKHKFKEMNADAVFAFQLRNPVHNGHALLMQDTHKRLIERGYRRPVLLLHPLGGWTKDDDVPLEWRMKQHAAVLDEGVLKPENTIVAIFPSPMMYAGPTEVQWHCRARMVAGANFYIVGRDPAGMPHPATGKDLYEPTHGAKVLTMAPGLITLEIVPFKVAAYNKAKRAMDFYDPKNHQDYDFISGTRMRKMAREGQNPPEGFMAPKAWAVLVEYYQSLEKAT from the exons ATGGAGACTTCCGGAAACTCTCACAAGAAACCGAAGCTGAGCAACTCGTCCAGCGAGAATTGG GGAACGCAGAGGGCGACTAATGTGACCTACCAGGCTCATCATGTCAGCAGGAACAAGCGTGGTCAGGTGGTGGGGACAAGAGGGGGCTTCCGTGGATGTACTGTCTGGCTCACAG GTCTGTCTGGGGCTGGGAAGACCACGGTGAGCATGGCCCTGGAGGAGTACCTGGTGTGCCACGGCATCCCCTGCTACTCGCTGGATGGAGACAACATCCGCCAGGGCTTAAACAAGAACCTGGGCTTCAGCCCTGAGGACCGCGAGGAGAACGTCAGGCGTATAGCCGAGGTGGCCCGCCTGTTCGCCGACGCAGGACTCGTCTGCATCGCCAGCTTCATCTCTCCCTACGGACGG GATCGTGTGAATGCCAGGAAGATCCACGAGGCTGCAGGCTTGCCCTTCTTCGAGGTGTTTGTTGACGCGCCGCTTGACGTGTGTGAACAGCGAGACGTCAAGGGCCTCTACAAGAGAGCCAGGGCTGGAGAGATCAGAG GTTTCACTGGGATAGACTCGGAGTATGAGAAACCAGAGGCCCCAGAACTGGTGCTGAAGACTGACTCCTGCAGTGTCAACGAGTCTATACAGCAGCTCATTGACCTGCTACATGAGAAG GATATAGTGCCGGTGGATGCTTCCTATGAAGTGAAGGAGCTGTACGTAGTTGAGAACAAGCTGGACCTGGCCAAGACGGATGCTGAAACACTACCTGCTGTGCAGATTGGAAAG GTGGACATGCAGTGGGTTCAGGTGCTTGCTGAGGGCTGGGCCACCCCTCTGAACGGCTTCATGAGGGAGAGGGAGTTCCTGCAGTGTCTCCATTTTGACTGTCTGCTGGACG GTGGCGTCATCAACCTGTCTGTGCCGGTGGTGTTGCCGGTGTCGGGGGCGGACAAGGAGCGTCTGGACGGCGTCACGGCCATGGCCCTGGTGTATGAGGGCCGCCGTGTGGCCATCCTCCGCAACCCCGAGTTCTACGAGCACCGCAAGGAGGAGCGCTGCGCCCGCCAGTGGGGCACTACCTGCAAGGACCACCCCTACATCAAG ATGGTAATGGAGAGTGGAGACTGGCTGGTAGGAGGAGACCTGCAGGTCCTGGACAAGATCAGCTGGAACGACGGCCTGGACCAGTACAGACTCACCCCCACTGAGCTCAAACACAAGTTCAAGGAGATGAATGCAG acGCGGTGTTTGCCTTCCAGCTGCGTAACCCGGTGCACAACGGCCACGCCCTCCTCATGCAGGACACCCACAAGCGTCTGATCGAACGGGGCTACCGCCGGCCCGTCCTACTGCTGCACCCGCTGGGCGGCTGGACCAAGGACGACGACGTGCCGTTGGAGTGGCGCATGAAGCAGCACGCCGCCGTGCTGGACGAGGGCGTGCTGAAACCCGAAAACACCATCGTGGCCATCTTCCCGTCGCCCATGATGTACGCTGGCCCCACTGAG GTGCAGTGGCACTGCCGAGCCCGAATGGTGGCCGGCGCCAACTTCTACATCGTGGGTCGCGACCCGGCGGGCATGCCCCACCCAGCCACGGGAAAGGACCTGTACGAGCCAACCCATGGGGCTAAAGTCCTCACCATGGCGCCTGGACTCATCACCCTGGAGATTGTACCCTTCAAGGTGGCCGCCTACAACAAAGCCAAGAGGGCCATGGACTTCTACGACCCCAAGAA CCATCAAGACTATGACTTCATCTCAGGGACACGGATGCGTAAGATGGCTCGCGAAGGACAGAACCCTCCGGAAGGCTTCATGGCCCCCAAAGCCTGGGCTGTCCTGGTGGAGTACTATCAGTCCTTGGAGAAGGCTACCTAA